Proteins from a genomic interval of Salmo salar chromosome ssa14, Ssal_v3.1, whole genome shotgun sequence:
- the LOC106570365 gene encoding protein OSCP1 isoform X2 — protein sequence MSMRTLPLVFINLGGEMLYILDQRLQAQNTADDNTQKVMNDIIATMFSKAFMEELLKPQDLYSNRALRTVLTRLAHASIMRLNPASMDRLYELMVMAFKYQLLLCPRPRDLLIISYNHIDAIREFVRDTPSVLNQVDETHRKIIEVYTPLSDGEFQLLRQTLLIFLQDMHVRVSLFLKDKVQNPNGRFALSTTGPVPHGTEVPGLIRMFNSNGKEWKRWEFPTGGSYTSSIRVGSFERFGDRVIRIGTNMYSVTQPEETHTSKNYSQKANSEPNPLAKEELNLLARLLGGMKVQNRNTETGFRVNLFATDQEEEEAGASGGNGDQSFQVINIQATQDVQVNTELARIAGEFTGVPEQTELPEGPSNKGDDLLAMMDDLIEL from the exons ATGTCTATGAGAACACTTCCTCTAGTTTTTATTAACCTCGGCGGAGAAATGCTCTATATTCTGGACCAACGTCTTCAAGCTCAGAATACCGCCGATGATAATACACAGAAAG TTATGAATGACATCATAGCCACCATGTTCAGTAAGGCCTTTATGGAGGAACTGCTGAAGCCTCAGGACCTCTACAGTAATAGGGCTTTGAGAACAGTGCTAACACGACTAGCCCATGCCTCCATCATGAGGCTCAACCCCGCCAGCATGGATAGG CTTTATGAATTGATGGTGATGGCTTTCAAATACCAACTCCTGCTATGTCCACGTCCCAGAGACCTGCTGATTATTTCATACAATCATATAGATGCCATCCGGGAGTTTGTGAGGGACACCCCCAGTGTTCTCAACCAAGTGGACGAGACACACCGAAAGATCATTGAG GTGTACACACCCTTGTCTGATGGGGAATTTCAACTCCTCCGACAAACGCTTCTCATATTTCTTCAAGACATGCATGTCAGG GTATCACTTTTCCTCAAGGATAAAGTGCAGAATCCAAATGGACGCTTTGCTCTCTCGACCACAGGCCCAGTGCCCCATGGGACAGAAGTCCCGGGGTTAATCAG GATGTTTAATAGCAATGGGAAGGAGTGGAAGAGATGGGAGTTCCCCACTGGAGGcagttacaccagctccatcCGAGTGGGCTCCTTTGAGCGGTTTGGAGATAGAGTCATCCGAATTGGGACAAATAT GTACAGTGTGACTCAACCAGAAGAAACTCACACATCCAAGAACTACTCTCAAAAG GCGAACTCCGAACCCAACCCCCTGGCCAAAGAGGAGCTGAACCTGCTGGCTCGACTGCTGGGTGGAATGAAGGTTCAGAACCGAAACACTGAAACAGGGTTCCGGGTCAACCTCTTTGCCACAgaccaagaagaagaggaggC TGGAGCATCAGGAGGGAATGGGGATCAGTCATTCCAAGTGATTAATATTCAAGCAACACAG GATGTGCAAGTCAACACAGAACTGGCTCGGATCGCGGGAGAGTTTACTGGGGTGCCTGAACAGACTGAATTGCCAGAGGGACCAAGCAACAAGGGGGATGACCTGCTGGCCATGATGGATGACCTTATTGAACTATAA
- the LOC106570365 gene encoding protein OSCP1 isoform X1 encodes MSMRTLPLVFINLGGEMLYILDQRLQAQNTADDNTQKGVWSDGDRKRVMNDIIATMFSKAFMEELLKPQDLYSNRALRTVLTRLAHASIMRLNPASMDRLYELMVMAFKYQLLLCPRPRDLLIISYNHIDAIREFVRDTPSVLNQVDETHRKIIEVYTPLSDGEFQLLRQTLLIFLQDMHVRVSLFLKDKVQNPNGRFALSTTGPVPHGTEVPGLIRMFNSNGKEWKRWEFPTGGSYTSSIRVGSFERFGDRVIRIGTNMYSVTQPEETHTSKNYSQKANSEPNPLAKEELNLLARLLGGMKVQNRNTETGFRVNLFATDQEEEEAGASGGNGDQSFQVINIQATQDVQVNTELARIAGEFTGVPEQTELPEGPSNKGDDLLAMMDDLIEL; translated from the exons ATGTCTATGAGAACACTTCCTCTAGTTTTTATTAACCTCGGCGGAGAAATGCTCTATATTCTGGACCAACGTCTTCAAGCTCAGAATACCGCCGATGATAATACACAGAAAG GTGTATGGTCAGATGGCGACAGAAAAAGAG TTATGAATGACATCATAGCCACCATGTTCAGTAAGGCCTTTATGGAGGAACTGCTGAAGCCTCAGGACCTCTACAGTAATAGGGCTTTGAGAACAGTGCTAACACGACTAGCCCATGCCTCCATCATGAGGCTCAACCCCGCCAGCATGGATAGG CTTTATGAATTGATGGTGATGGCTTTCAAATACCAACTCCTGCTATGTCCACGTCCCAGAGACCTGCTGATTATTTCATACAATCATATAGATGCCATCCGGGAGTTTGTGAGGGACACCCCCAGTGTTCTCAACCAAGTGGACGAGACACACCGAAAGATCATTGAG GTGTACACACCCTTGTCTGATGGGGAATTTCAACTCCTCCGACAAACGCTTCTCATATTTCTTCAAGACATGCATGTCAGG GTATCACTTTTCCTCAAGGATAAAGTGCAGAATCCAAATGGACGCTTTGCTCTCTCGACCACAGGCCCAGTGCCCCATGGGACAGAAGTCCCGGGGTTAATCAG GATGTTTAATAGCAATGGGAAGGAGTGGAAGAGATGGGAGTTCCCCACTGGAGGcagttacaccagctccatcCGAGTGGGCTCCTTTGAGCGGTTTGGAGATAGAGTCATCCGAATTGGGACAAATAT GTACAGTGTGACTCAACCAGAAGAAACTCACACATCCAAGAACTACTCTCAAAAG GCGAACTCCGAACCCAACCCCCTGGCCAAAGAGGAGCTGAACCTGCTGGCTCGACTGCTGGGTGGAATGAAGGTTCAGAACCGAAACACTGAAACAGGGTTCCGGGTCAACCTCTTTGCCACAgaccaagaagaagaggaggC TGGAGCATCAGGAGGGAATGGGGATCAGTCATTCCAAGTGATTAATATTCAAGCAACACAG GATGTGCAAGTCAACACAGAACTGGCTCGGATCGCGGGAGAGTTTACTGGGGTGCCTGAACAGACTGAATTGCCAGAGGGACCAAGCAACAAGGGGGATGACCTGCTGGCCATGATGGATGACCTTATTGAACTATAA
- the LOC106570366 gene encoding glutathione S-transferase A-like: MANNMTLLWCTFSVPCWRVMIALEEKMLQGYNQTLLDFDKEEHKSTIVMDLNPRAQLPTFKHGDCIVNESYGACMYLENQFRSQGTQMIPEGLAEQALMYQRMFEGQTFYEKLSDVVYYEYYVPQGERHDSAIKRNKGNLAIEIKLWEGYFQKMEAGSYLAGKAFSLADVLVFPTIAYSFRSGLSAERYPKLGAYYSMMKDRPSVKTTWPPHWQEDQEKPQWGDFLKEL, translated from the coding sequence ATGGCCAATAACATGACACTTCTCTGGTGCACCTTCTCGGTTCCGTGCTGGCGGGTTATGATCGCTCTGGAGGAGAAAATGTTGCAGGGATACAACCAGACGCTGTTGGACTTCGATAAAGAAGAGCACAAATCTACAATAGTCATGGACCTCAACCCCCGGGCACAGCTCCCTACATTCAAACACGGGGACTGCATAGTGAACGAGTCCTATGGAGCTTGCATGTATTTGGAAAACCAGTTCAGGTCCCAGGGGACCCAGATGATCCCTGAGGGTCTAGCCGAACAGGCCCTGATGTACCAACGCATGTTTGAGGGCCAAACCTTCTACGAGAAACTTAGTGATGTGGTCTACTATGAGTATTATGTCCCTCAAGGAGAGAGACATGACTCTGCTATCAAGAGGAACAAAGGTAACCTTGCAATTGAAATTAAACTATGGGAGGGATACTTTCAGAAGATGGAGGCAGGCTCTTACCTGGCAGGAAAAGCCTTCTCGTTGGCTGATGTCCTTGTCTTCCCCACCATTGCCTACTCCTTCCGCTCTGGGCTGTCAGCAGAGCGTTACCCCAAACTGGGAGCATACTACTCTATGATGAAGGACAGACCAAGTGTCAAAACTACCTGGCCCCCACACTGGCAGGAAGACCAGGAAAAACCTCAGTGGGGTGACTTTCTCAAAGAGCTCTGA
- the lsm10 gene encoding U7 snRNA-associated Sm-like protein LSm10: protein MDVSHSIRERTIAENSLVILLQGLQGEVTTVDLRDESTARGRVINVDAFMNVRLEEVNDWLIFGCCTGTAAAGSVSWPICLSRPGTCATSTSPTTWTSWRPYRPS, encoded by the exons ATGGATGTGTCCCATTCGATCAGGGAGCGCACTATAGCAGAGAACAGCCTAGTGATCCTTCTCCAGGGGCTTCAGGGGGAGGTGACCACCGTTGACCTGAGGGATGAGAGCACGGCGAGGGGACGTGTGATCAACGTGGACGCCTTCATGAACGTGCGTCTGGAGGAGGTGAATGATTGGTTGATTTTTGG GTGCTGTACCGGGACCGCCGCGGCCGGCTCAGTCAGCTGGCCGATCTGTTTATCACGGCCAGGAACGTGCGCTACGTCCACATCCCCGACCACGTGGACATCATGGAGACCATACAGACCCAGCTGA
- the lsm10 gene encoding U7 snRNA-associated Sm-like protein LSm10 isoform X1: protein MDVSHSIRERTIAENSLVILLQGLQGEVTTVDLRDESTARGRVINVDAFMNVRLEEVLYRDRRGRLSQLADLFITARNVRYVHIPDHVDIMETIQTQLTRIRRVRNFAGEKGGRKEYLKKKN, encoded by the exons ATGGATGTGTCCCATTCGATCAGGGAGCGCACTATAGCAGAGAACAGCCTAGTGATCCTTCTCCAGGGGCTTCAGGGGGAGGTGACCACCGTTGACCTGAGGGATGAGAGCACGGCGAGGGGACGTGTGATCAACGTGGACGCCTTCATGAACGTGCGTCTGGAGGAG GTGCTGTACCGGGACCGCCGCGGCCGGCTCAGTCAGCTGGCCGATCTGTTTATCACGGCCAGGAACGTGCGCTACGTCCACATCCCCGACCACGTGGACATCATGGAGACCATACAGACCCAGCTGACCAGGATCAGACGCGTTCGCAACTTTGCCGGCGAGAAAGGGGGCAGGAAGGAGTACCTAAAGAAAAAGAACTGA
- the LOC106570367 gene encoding protein eva-1 homolog B, translated as MTREVVKTEELVILLVNGINQTEVKMEPIRKDMELLSNSMASYAHIKANPESLALYFMMGVCFGLLLALCLLVTGIACSTRRGRTKNKNAPHSLERRKLKSSEEDEEQEKVDVEEGEEVEIPKLTAVPMSNRSSQSNGTLSNVFASADELERARQLEERERIVREIWRNGQPDILATGTGTIGRVHYL; from the exons ATGACCAGAGAAGTCGTCAAAACAGAAGAACTCGTAATATTGTTGGTGAATGGTATCAACCAAACAGAGGTCAAAATGGAACCAATTAGAAAAGACATGGAGCTGCTAAGTAACAGCATGGCGAGCTATGCTCACATCAAAG CCAACCCAGAGAGCTTGGCTTTGTACTTCATGATGGGTGTGTGTTTTGGCCTGCTCCTGGCCCTGTGCCTCCTGGTCACTGGCATCGCCTGTAGCACCCGTCGTGGTCGCACCAAGAACAAGAACGCTCCCCACTCCCTAGAGAGGAGAAAGCTGAAGTCTAGCGAAGAAGATGAGGAACAGGAGAAAGTGGATGTGGAAGAAGGGGAGGAGGTTGAGATCCCTAAATTAACTGCGGTGCCTATGAGCAACCGCAGCAGCCAATCAAACGGTACTTTGAGTAATGTGTTTGCATCGGCGGATGAGCTGGAGAGGGCGAGGCAActggaggagagggagcgcaTCGTCAGAGAAATCTGGAGAAATGGGCAGCCTGATATACTGGCCACTGGGACAGGGACCATCGGACGGGTACACTACCTCTAA
- the thrap3b gene encoding thyroid hormone receptor-associated protein 3b isoform X2, with the protein MSKAPDSPARSRSRSKSRSRSYTRSRSRSRSRSRKHRYSSRSRSRSRSHSPSHGRNYPTRDYQNNQGYQGYQRGYNRGFRRPFYFRGRTRGFYPRRGYQRGGNSYGYRANNWRGGGYRDGPHRDQDHHGPHSPRRGRSRSRTPRKRSGSRSHSRSRYSDRSSSRGSRWSRGRHSSSRSRSSSPRQRRSSPSSGKPGSKDVKDRPTPAEAKGDTGGGTGEQAEGQGGEASSQDKDSAGKWQGLSDYDTSPKRSSPAVGANQGKSEPKGPLWRTIGSTGSAPSTNSPPGSTKAGPTASFSGFGFLGKEDPTRADDKSAISSAFKKFLAENKSKKQQAAAKWENGRDRDQSTTDGDGREKGKSRTSSGLLNITAASFSSKADKSLPFLDKAEEAFLKSQAAGREREREAEEEAKPKGATLTTRDVFGKWEDEPLYYPPGKDEERLRDTAEDVVEDLEHMEEELYRSRKQASKKEEKSKKKEKKDKEKSSTSPAIATVALRGSGSREKDRPLALFPVSRVESPLPRPSGKRDDFELSINSFDKMPSSSSGGLTKERGMSRDLVHPAKKDHGEFRSIFQHIQAAQLRRSPSELFAQHIVTIVHYIKAQHFSSSGMTLSERFAMYQRKAAEMELMKPRKSPEIHRRIDVSPSAFKRHSHLLEELEDCSYKDQGKKPKGDPMDLRLDIERRKRFPGKEPGQHKRDGGKGSGGSRGPSQERSSEKSAKHHKKSKKTKKKRDRSPSSSSSSSSPSPFRGGFRGKDNMMGEEMEHMDQGYNKPRFGPRDYGGPMDRGLPRDYEGHMERGPPRDYEGHMDRGRGRGGGFLPRVRGGGRGWNRGNYQGNNNSNPPPNMSNAPPERPPDEEWDPEYTPKSRKYYFHDDREGEKTWLESRGRGAFPRSRGRFIYRKGGSSPNKWTHDKFQGDGEEGGEHGEEHLTEMDHKNNIQSGDPSASKL; encoded by the exons TTCCAGGTCTCGCTCCCGCTCCAGATCTCACTCTCCGTCCCACGGCAGGAACTATCCCACCAGAGACTACCAGAACAACCAGGGTTACCAGGGTTACCAGAGAGGCTACAACCGCGGCTTCCGCAGACCCTTCTACTTCCGCGGTAGAACCCGGGGCTTCTACCCTCGCCGTGGTTACCAGAGAGGAGGGAACAGCTATGGCTACAGAGCCAACAACTGGCGGGGGGGTGGCTACCGGGACGGGCCACACCGCGACCAAGATCACCACGGTCCGCATAGCCCCAGGAGAGGCCGCTCACGCTCCCGCACTCCTAGGAAACGCTCGGGCAGCCGCAGCCACTCGCGGTCTCGATACTCTGACCGCTCGTCCTCCAGGGGTTCTCGGTGGTCTCGGGGGCGCCACAGCTCGTCTCGCTCCCGCTCCTCATCCCCGCGGCAACGCCGCAGCAGCCCTAGCTCGGGGAAGCCCGGCTCCAAGGATGTAAAGGACAGGCCTACGCCAGCAGAGGCCAAGGGGGATACCGGAGGAGGGACTGGGGAGCAGGCAGAAGGACAGGGGGGAGAGGCCAGTAGTCAGGATAAGGATTCTGCTGGGAAATGGCAGGGTCTGAGTGACTATGACACCAGCCCCAAACGCAGCAGTCCTGCTGTTGGTGCCAACCAGGGAAAATCAGAACCCAAAGGGCCGTTGTGGAGAACCATCGGCAGCACTGGCAGTGCTCCCTCCACCAACAGCCCACCGGGCTCCACCAAGGCCGGGCCAACCGCCTCCTTCAGCGGGTTTGGCTTCCTTGGCAAGGAGGATCCCACCAGGGCAGATGATAAAAGTGCCATTTCCTCTGCTTTCAAAAA GTTCTTGGCAGAAAACAAGAGCAAAAAGCAGCAGGCGGCGGCAAAGTGGGAGAATGGCCGGGACAGGGACCAAAGCACCACGGACGGAGACGGCAGAGAGAAAGGCAAGAGCAGGACTAGCAGTGGCCTCTTAAACATAACAGCAGCTTCCTTCAGCTCCAAGGCCGATAAGTCCCTGCCCTTCCTGGACAAAGCTGAAGAGGCCTTCCTCAAGTCTCaggctgcagggagagagagggagagggaggcggAAGAGGAGGCCAAGCCCAAAGGAGCCACCCTGACGACACGGGACGTGTTTGGGAAGTGGGAAGACGAGCCCCTTTACTACCCCCCAGGGAAGGAcgaggagagactgagagacacgGCCGAAGACGTGGTGGAAGACCTGGAGCACATGGAGGAGGAGCTCTACCGCAGCCGCAAGCAGGCCTCCAAGAAAGAAGAGAAGtccaagaagaaggagaagaaagacAAGGAGAAGAGCAGTACGTCCCCAGCCATAGCAACCGTGGCCCTTAGGGGTTCAGGTAGCAGGGAGAAGGACAGGCCCCTGGCCCTGTTCCCCGTCTCTAGGGTGGAGTCACCCCTACCCAGGCCCTCTGGAAAGAGGGATGACTTTGAGCTTAGTATCAACTCCTTTGACAAGATGCCCAG CTCCTCCTCTGGAGGTCTGACCAAGGAGCGTGGTATGTCCAGGGATCTGGTACATCCCGCTAAGAAAGATCACGGAGAGTTCCGTTCCATCTTCCAGCATATTCAGGCGGCTCAGCTCAGACGCAGCCCCTCGGAGCTGTTTGCGCAGCACATTGTCACCATTGTGCACTACATCAAAG CCCAACATTTCAGCTCTTCAGGCATGACTTTAAGTGAGCGATTTGCCATGTACCAAAGAAAAGCCGCTGAGATGGAATTGATGAAGCCAAGGAAGAGTCCAGAAATCCATAG GAGAATCGATGTCTCTCCCAGTGCGTTTAAGAGACACTCTCACCTGCTAGAGGAGCTGGAGGACTGCAGCTACAAG GATCAGGGTAAAAAACCTAAAGGTGACCCAATGGACCTGCGTCTGGATATAGAGCGCCGTAAAAGGTTTCCTGGGAAGGAGCCTGGGCAGCATAAACGGGACGGGGGCAAGGGCTCCGGAGGCTCCCGAGGACCCAGCCAAGAGAGGTCCTCAGAGAAATCTGCCAAACACCACAAGAAATCCAA AAAAACCAAGAAGAAGCGTGATcgctctccatcctcctcctcttcctcctcttctccctctcccttcagaGGAGGGTTCAGAGGTAAAGACAACATGAtgggggaggagatggagcaCATGGACCAGGGCTACAATAAACCTCGCTTCGGGCCCCGGGACTACGGAGGCCCCATGGATAGGGGTCTCCCCCGGGATTATGAGGGCCACATGGAGAGGGGTCCCCCCCGGGATTACGAGGGCCACATGGATAGGGGCCGAGGACGTGGAGGAGGATTT CTCCCCAGAGTGAGAGGAGGTGGAAGGGGCTGGAACAGGGGCAATTACCAAGGAAACAACAACAGCAACCCCCCTCCTAATATGAGCAACGCCCCCCCAGAGCGTCCGCCAGATGAGGAGTGGGACCCAGAGTACACTCCTAAGAGCAGGAAATATTACTTT CATGATGACCGAGAGGGAGAGAAGACGTGGCTGGAGAGCCGCGGCCGAGGGGCCTTCCCCCGCAGCAGGGGACGCTTCATCTACCGCAAGGGCGGCAGCAGCCCCAACAAGTGGACTCATGACAAGTTccagggggatggggaggaggggggcgAGCATGGGGAGGAGCACCTCACAGAGATGGACCATAAAAACAACATCCAGTCCGGAGACCCCTCAGCCTCCAAGCTGTAG
- the thrap3b gene encoding thyroid hormone receptor-associated protein 3b isoform X1, whose amino-acid sequence MCTASFHCSSPSTSALTRHGESFTTVSVYVAHCLAHHLQNIPMKRRKRSRSRSRSRSHSPSHGRNYPTRDYQNNQGYQGYQRGYNRGFRRPFYFRGRTRGFYPRRGYQRGGNSYGYRANNWRGGGYRDGPHRDQDHHGPHSPRRGRSRSRTPRKRSGSRSHSRSRYSDRSSSRGSRWSRGRHSSSRSRSSSPRQRRSSPSSGKPGSKDVKDRPTPAEAKGDTGGGTGEQAEGQGGEASSQDKDSAGKWQGLSDYDTSPKRSSPAVGANQGKSEPKGPLWRTIGSTGSAPSTNSPPGSTKAGPTASFSGFGFLGKEDPTRADDKSAISSAFKKFLAENKSKKQQAAAKWENGRDRDQSTTDGDGREKGKSRTSSGLLNITAASFSSKADKSLPFLDKAEEAFLKSQAAGREREREAEEEAKPKGATLTTRDVFGKWEDEPLYYPPGKDEERLRDTAEDVVEDLEHMEEELYRSRKQASKKEEKSKKKEKKDKEKSSTSPAIATVALRGSGSREKDRPLALFPVSRVESPLPRPSGKRDDFELSINSFDKMPSSSSGGLTKERGMSRDLVHPAKKDHGEFRSIFQHIQAAQLRRSPSELFAQHIVTIVHYIKAQHFSSSGMTLSERFAMYQRKAAEMELMKPRKSPEIHRRIDVSPSAFKRHSHLLEELEDCSYKDQGKKPKGDPMDLRLDIERRKRFPGKEPGQHKRDGGKGSGGSRGPSQERSSEKSAKHHKKSKKTKKKRDRSPSSSSSSSSPSPFRGGFRGKDNMMGEEMEHMDQGYNKPRFGPRDYGGPMDRGLPRDYEGHMERGPPRDYEGHMDRGRGRGGGFLPRVRGGGRGWNRGNYQGNNNSNPPPNMSNAPPERPPDEEWDPEYTPKSRKYYFHDDREGEKTWLESRGRGAFPRSRGRFIYRKGGSSPNKWTHDKFQGDGEEGGEHGEEHLTEMDHKNNIQSGDPSASKL is encoded by the exons ATGTGTACCGCctctttccactgctccagtccctCCACAAGCGCTCTCACCAGACATGGGGAGTCCTTCACTACTGTGAGTGTTTATGTTGCTCACTGCTTAGCACATCACCTCCAGAATATTCCGATGAAAAGGCGCAAGCG TTCCAGGTCTCGCTCCCGCTCCAGATCTCACTCTCCGTCCCACGGCAGGAACTATCCCACCAGAGACTACCAGAACAACCAGGGTTACCAGGGTTACCAGAGAGGCTACAACCGCGGCTTCCGCAGACCCTTCTACTTCCGCGGTAGAACCCGGGGCTTCTACCCTCGCCGTGGTTACCAGAGAGGAGGGAACAGCTATGGCTACAGAGCCAACAACTGGCGGGGGGGTGGCTACCGGGACGGGCCACACCGCGACCAAGATCACCACGGTCCGCATAGCCCCAGGAGAGGCCGCTCACGCTCCCGCACTCCTAGGAAACGCTCGGGCAGCCGCAGCCACTCGCGGTCTCGATACTCTGACCGCTCGTCCTCCAGGGGTTCTCGGTGGTCTCGGGGGCGCCACAGCTCGTCTCGCTCCCGCTCCTCATCCCCGCGGCAACGCCGCAGCAGCCCTAGCTCGGGGAAGCCCGGCTCCAAGGATGTAAAGGACAGGCCTACGCCAGCAGAGGCCAAGGGGGATACCGGAGGAGGGACTGGGGAGCAGGCAGAAGGACAGGGGGGAGAGGCCAGTAGTCAGGATAAGGATTCTGCTGGGAAATGGCAGGGTCTGAGTGACTATGACACCAGCCCCAAACGCAGCAGTCCTGCTGTTGGTGCCAACCAGGGAAAATCAGAACCCAAAGGGCCGTTGTGGAGAACCATCGGCAGCACTGGCAGTGCTCCCTCCACCAACAGCCCACCGGGCTCCACCAAGGCCGGGCCAACCGCCTCCTTCAGCGGGTTTGGCTTCCTTGGCAAGGAGGATCCCACCAGGGCAGATGATAAAAGTGCCATTTCCTCTGCTTTCAAAAA GTTCTTGGCAGAAAACAAGAGCAAAAAGCAGCAGGCGGCGGCAAAGTGGGAGAATGGCCGGGACAGGGACCAAAGCACCACGGACGGAGACGGCAGAGAGAAAGGCAAGAGCAGGACTAGCAGTGGCCTCTTAAACATAACAGCAGCTTCCTTCAGCTCCAAGGCCGATAAGTCCCTGCCCTTCCTGGACAAAGCTGAAGAGGCCTTCCTCAAGTCTCaggctgcagggagagagagggagagggaggcggAAGAGGAGGCCAAGCCCAAAGGAGCCACCCTGACGACACGGGACGTGTTTGGGAAGTGGGAAGACGAGCCCCTTTACTACCCCCCAGGGAAGGAcgaggagagactgagagacacgGCCGAAGACGTGGTGGAAGACCTGGAGCACATGGAGGAGGAGCTCTACCGCAGCCGCAAGCAGGCCTCCAAGAAAGAAGAGAAGtccaagaagaaggagaagaaagacAAGGAGAAGAGCAGTACGTCCCCAGCCATAGCAACCGTGGCCCTTAGGGGTTCAGGTAGCAGGGAGAAGGACAGGCCCCTGGCCCTGTTCCCCGTCTCTAGGGTGGAGTCACCCCTACCCAGGCCCTCTGGAAAGAGGGATGACTTTGAGCTTAGTATCAACTCCTTTGACAAGATGCCCAG CTCCTCCTCTGGAGGTCTGACCAAGGAGCGTGGTATGTCCAGGGATCTGGTACATCCCGCTAAGAAAGATCACGGAGAGTTCCGTTCCATCTTCCAGCATATTCAGGCGGCTCAGCTCAGACGCAGCCCCTCGGAGCTGTTTGCGCAGCACATTGTCACCATTGTGCACTACATCAAAG CCCAACATTTCAGCTCTTCAGGCATGACTTTAAGTGAGCGATTTGCCATGTACCAAAGAAAAGCCGCTGAGATGGAATTGATGAAGCCAAGGAAGAGTCCAGAAATCCATAG GAGAATCGATGTCTCTCCCAGTGCGTTTAAGAGACACTCTCACCTGCTAGAGGAGCTGGAGGACTGCAGCTACAAG GATCAGGGTAAAAAACCTAAAGGTGACCCAATGGACCTGCGTCTGGATATAGAGCGCCGTAAAAGGTTTCCTGGGAAGGAGCCTGGGCAGCATAAACGGGACGGGGGCAAGGGCTCCGGAGGCTCCCGAGGACCCAGCCAAGAGAGGTCCTCAGAGAAATCTGCCAAACACCACAAGAAATCCAA AAAAACCAAGAAGAAGCGTGATcgctctccatcctcctcctcttcctcctcttctccctctcccttcagaGGAGGGTTCAGAGGTAAAGACAACATGAtgggggaggagatggagcaCATGGACCAGGGCTACAATAAACCTCGCTTCGGGCCCCGGGACTACGGAGGCCCCATGGATAGGGGTCTCCCCCGGGATTATGAGGGCCACATGGAGAGGGGTCCCCCCCGGGATTACGAGGGCCACATGGATAGGGGCCGAGGACGTGGAGGAGGATTT CTCCCCAGAGTGAGAGGAGGTGGAAGGGGCTGGAACAGGGGCAATTACCAAGGAAACAACAACAGCAACCCCCCTCCTAATATGAGCAACGCCCCCCCAGAGCGTCCGCCAGATGAGGAGTGGGACCCAGAGTACACTCCTAAGAGCAGGAAATATTACTTT CATGATGACCGAGAGGGAGAGAAGACGTGGCTGGAGAGCCGCGGCCGAGGGGCCTTCCCCCGCAGCAGGGGACGCTTCATCTACCGCAAGGGCGGCAGCAGCCCCAACAAGTGGACTCATGACAAGTTccagggggatggggaggaggggggcgAGCATGGGGAGGAGCACCTCACAGAGATGGACCATAAAAACAACATCCAGTCCGGAGACCCCTCAGCCTCCAAGCTGTAG